Part of the Geminocystis sp. M7585_C2015_104 genome, CGAGGATTTTGAGGCAGACAAGACCCGTGACAATAGTGAGCCAACCTTTGTAGTATCGGCGGCCCACGGGGAGGAAGAAGAAGAGACAGGACTGTCAGAACTGGAAAAAATGCTCACCGCCGGGGAACACCTTTTCCAAGACGATATGGGAGACTACAGTTCACAACTGGAACCCCTTAGTTCCCCTAAACTGGCTGCCAAAGACGATGACAGAGAAACCCCCATAAAATTAAGCGAAAGTGAGGAAGGGGGAATACCTATAGCTAATGAGGGAGAAGAACTCTTTTTCGGGGCGGATTTGGATGACATTCCTGATATTTCCCCCGAAGAGTTGCCCGTCTCTAGCATCTTCACAAAGGAACACAAAAGCCAGGCCGAGGAAAAAACCGGAAAAGGAACCTCCCCCGAGGATAGTTTCTTCGCCAGTGAGTTTGACAATGAGATAACTGGCAGTTTCACCTTCGACACGGACAGAATTAAACTAGAAACAGAGGGGGAAATGAGTTTCTCCTCCCCCACCCTAGGTGGTGTTTCTTCAATCCCCTCCTCCACCTTTTTAACCCCCGAAGTGGAGATACCTCAAGGGTTCCTGTCCAAGTACTATGACCTGCCACTGTTCAGGAAACAACTACTACACGGGGCTGTAGCTGCATTTGCAACCTTTGTTGTAGTTTTAGCAATGAGTATAATTACTGCCCCGAGACCAGAGGAAAATAAAACCCAGGTAAATCAGAAACCCCCCACCCCGCAAAAGGTTCAACCCAATAAAAGCCAGAAACCCAATCTACCTCAGCAGGGGAGCCAAAAAACCAATGCCCCCCGACCCAACAGTCTGCCTTCTAAAATCCTCTTCTCCTTGATAGCCGCCGTCGCCAGTGGCTCAGCTACAGTAGCCATGGGGTACCTCCTGGCACAACACCTTCGTCGATACACGATTGAATTACAGAATAACTTTGAATCCATATATCAAGGAAATTACGACGTGAGGGCGAAGATATACTCCCGAGACGAATTTGGCACTCTGGCGGCGGCATTCAACCAGATGACAAAGATGATTCAAGCAACCACTGCCGAGGCGAGAAAACGGGCAGAAGAGATGGAAAAGGCAAGAGAGGACTTGCAAAGACAGGTTATTAGGCTGTTGGATGACGTAGAAGGAGCCTCCCGTGGGGATTTGACAGTACAGGCGGAGGTGACTGCAGACGTATTGGGAGCCGTGGCGGACGCCTTTAACGTTACCATCTCCAACTTGAGGAAGATTGTAAAACAAGTAAAACAAGCAGCAATACAAGTACACAAGGCTAGTGCCGACAGTGAGTTGTTTGCCCGCAACCAATCCAGTGACGCCCTACGCATGGCGGAAGAGTTGGCTGTAACCCTCAACTCCGTACAGATGATGACGGACTCCATCGAACGGGTGGCGGAAAATGCCCGCGAGGCGGAGGAAGTGGCCAGGTCATCCAGTGTTACAGCCTTGAAGGGAGGGGATGCAGTAGAGCGCACGGTAGCCGGAATATTACAGATTCGGGAAACAGTGTCAGAAACCACCCGCAAGGTAAAACGGTTGGCAGAGGCCTCCCAACAGATTTCTACTATTGTAGCGGTAATTTCCCAAATCGCTTCCCGTACTAACCTGTTGGCTCTAAACGCCTCTATCCAAGCCGCTAGGGCAGGAGAAGCTGGTAGGGGTTTTGCTATTGTAGCCGACGAGGTAAGACAGTTGGCGGACCGTTCAGCCAAATCCCTGCAAGAAATTGAGCAAATCGTATTACAAATCCAGACAGAAACCGGTGCGGTAATGACGGCCATGGAGGAGAGTCTCCAACAGGTAAAAGACGTTACCGAACGGGCTGAACAGGCCAAAAGAGCCCTGGAGGATATTATTCAAGTTTCCAACCGTATTGATGCTTTAGTGCGCTCCATTACCGCTGACACCGACGAACAGAGAGAGAATTCTAGAGGGGTAGCCAAGGTAATGCAAGCAGTAGAATTGACTGCCCAAGCCACCTCCCAAGAATCACAACGGGTTGCCGTCTCTTTGCAGAATCTGGTGGGTATTGCCCGGGATTTGATTGCCTCCGTAGAACGTTTCAAGGTCGACTAGTATAACAATTCTCTATAACGGTTTTCATGAGTCAATTAGCGGCACGTTTGGTTAATGGCTTATTTTTGGCCGGACAGATTCTGGTTCATATTCTTCAAGGCAAGATTCACCGCCACAACCTCTTTGAACAAATGGCCTTTGTGGGACCCTCCTCTCTTATAATATCTTTGATTACGGCTGCCTTTGTAGGAATGGTCTTCACGATTCAGGTGGCAAGGGAGTTTATTTATTTTGGCGCCACCACAGCAGTGGGAGGAGTCTTGGCTATAGCCTTATCCAGAGAATTGGCCCCTGTGTTGACAGCGGTGGTAGTGGCGGGAAGGGTTGGTAGTGCCTTTGCCGCGGAAATTGGTACTATGCGAGTAACAGAACAAATAGACGCTCTTCAGATGTTAAAGACAGATCCAGTAGACTATCTAGTGACACCAAGGGTGGTGGCTTGTAGCCTAATGTTGCCCATATTGACCATTTTTGCCCTACTGATGGGAATGGCGGGGGGCCTCTTCATTGCCAGTACTATTTATGACATTTCCCGTACCCTTTTCCTAGAATCCATTAAAAACTTTTTACAACCCTGGGATTTAATTGCCGCCCTTATCAAATCTGCCGTTTTTGGGGCACTCATTGCTGTTATCGGCTGCAATTGGGGACTTACCACCACTGGTGGCGCCAAAGGAGTAGGACAGTCCACCACCGCCGCAGTTGTTATTTCCCTCCTTGCTATCTTCATCGCCAATTTTTTCCTCTCCTGGTTGATGTTTCAGGGCACTGGCACCGTCATTCTCGAATAGTCTAACCTCTACTCCCCAGTCTTTTCCCCTTTTCCTATCCCCTCTCACACTTTCCCCTCCCTTGTGCTATCTCAGGTTGGCGGCAGGCCTAATTATTGCTTAGACCCTTGGCTTGCTCACTTTCTTAATTGCCATTAAATTTTAATTTACCTCTATTAAGAGCCTAACATATACCTCTTTGCAGTAGTTCCTCAATTTATAATTTGGGAATTTTAATGATATTAAATTTCAATAAATATTTTTCCAGCCCCACCCCTTGCAGTCTCTTAACCTGCAGTCCCTGTCTCCATCGTAACAGGGCAGCCCCGACAAAAGTGGAGATGTTAAGAAAAATAAAGGGGAAATAAAACCTCCCTGATTATAACAAACGCCTAGCCGCCAACCCCAAACCAGCAATCCAGCCGGTAGTCCAAGCATTTTGAAGATTAAATCCGCCAGTTAGGCCATCAATGTCCAAGATTTCACCGGCAAAAAACAAATTAGGACAGATTTTGCTCATCATAGTGCGAAAATCCACCTCTTTGAGACTAACGCCGCCACAGGTGACAAATTCCTCCTTAAAAACTCCCCTCCCCTCAATATGATACTCGCCTCTAAGCAATTCCTTTGTAAGTAACTCCATTTCCCTCCTGGTAATTTCCGCCCAAGTCTTATCCTCCTTGGTGAGAATGTGAAGGGCCAAACTCTGCCAAAGCCTCCTTGCCAAGGGGAAGCCATGATAGTTAGTTACCTTCTGGCGTGGTATTGTCTGTTTACACTCATACAACCTTCTTCTTACTCCCTCTTCATCCCAAGAAGGCAACCAGTTAATAGTCAGGGGGAGACAATAATTGGCATCATGGAGAATTCTAGCCCCCCAGGCAGACAATTTCAAGGTGGCAGGCCCACTAATGCCCCAGTGGGTAATCAAAAGGGCACCACTAGTCTCCAGTTTTTTGTGTCTCCCCTCCCTCACCCTTAATGTGAGAGTTACATTTTCGCAGGTAATACCCGCCAAGTCAGCCAAACGCCTGTCTGAAATCCTAAAGGTGAAAAGAGAAGGGATTGGCTTCTCAATCCTATGCCCCAAATTACTAGCCCACTTGTAACCTAACGGACTACTGCCAGTGGCAATTAACACCCTCTCCGCAAAAATAGTTTCCCCCTTCGTCACTATCTCAAATCCCCCTCCTCCCCTGCGAATGTCAACCACAGGAGTTTGAGTGTAAATTTTAACGCCTAACTGCCTCGCCGTCGTTACCAAACAGTCAATAATGGTTTGGGAATCGTCTGTAACCGGAAACACCCTCCCATCCGCCTCCGTTTTCAATTGCACCCCCCTTGACTCAAACCACTGGATGGTATCCCTGGGTTGGAAACGAGAAAAAGCACCTATTAACTCCTTGCCACCTCTAGGATAATAACCTGCCAATTCCCGAGGATTAAAACAGTAATGGGTAACATTGCATCTGCCACCACCAGAGATTTTTACTTTCCCAAGGGGTTGTTTAGCTGCCTCTAGGATGGCAATGGATAATTCCCTATGGTGAGTTGCACAATTGATGGCTGCAAAAAAACCAGCCGCGCCTCCCCCCACCACTACCACATTAAATCTCTTATTCATCCCTCCTATTCTTTCTACCGCTATGACAACACCAACCCACTAACCAGAACATATGCCCTTATCATATTCATATTATGAAGGGCTTGTGTAGTAACGTTGTTGGACTAGATGTCTTCTCGTTTGCCTAGACAAAGATGGCATTTCCCCCAACCCAATCCCCAACTGGTGAGGGAAATTAGCCGCAACTGCGGTATCTCCCCCATAATGGCACAGGTAATCGTCAATCGGGGAGTTACTGACCTTTCATCCGCCCATTATTATATTAACCCGGAACAGGCTCAACTCCCCCATCCTTTGCAAGAATTCCCCCATCTATCCCACTGTATCGACATTGTTAAACAAGCCATCGCCAAGGGGGAAAAAATTGGCATCTGTGGCGACTATGATGCCGATGGTATGACAAGTACAGCCTTACTTATTAGAACTCTAAGACATTTAGGGGGTATTGTAGACTATGCTATCCCCAGTCGCATGAAAGACGGTTATGGTATTAACGAGCGTCTTGTCAACGAGTTTCACCAGCAGGGCTTTAGTCTAATTATAACTGTTGACAATGGTATTTCAGCCCATCCTGCCATTGAAAGGGCAAAGGAGTTAGGCCTAAAGGTTATTATTACAGATCATCACGACTTGCCACCCACTCTACCCCCCGCCGATGCCATCCTTAACCCCAAGTTGTTACCTGAAACTTCCCCCTATCATTGTTTGGCGGGAGTGGGAGTAGCCTATATTTTTGCCATCTCCTTGGCCCAGTCCTTTGGACCACTTAACGGTCTGACTAAGGGGCTTTTAGAATTATATACCATCGGCACCATTGCTGACCTTGTACCCCTTAATGGTGTCAATCGTCGCTGGTTAAAAAGAGGACTTAAATTATTAGCAAATCCCGATATTTTAGGAATTCGTGCTCTTAGTAAATGTGCCGGTATTAATGAGAGTAAAACTCTACTAAACACTGATGATATCGGCTTCATTTTGGGCCCTAGGATAAACGCCATTGGCCGTTTGGATGATCCTCAAATTGTCATAGAATTACTCACCACCGAAGAGGAAGAAGTAGCGATGGAAATGGCTAAAAAATGCGAGTACACTAATAGAAGGCGCCAAGAAATGTGCAATGTAATTGAAGAGGAAGCAGTGGCTATTATCGAAAGAAAACCGTTTCTGTGGCAAGAAAACAGGGTGATATTTTTGGTTAATAAAAAATGGCATCATGGAGTAATTGGGATTGTGGCTTCCCGTTTAGTGGAACGTTATGGGGTGCCCGTATTTTTGGCTACCTACGAAGACGAAAAGGGTGATTATATAAGAGGATCAGCCCGAGGTATAGAAGAATACAATGTCTTTTCCGCCCTCCAATACTGTGATGATTTATTGGAAAAATATGGGGGACACAAAGCGGCGGGCGGGTTCACTTTTTCTAGCAAAAAATTAGAACTTTTTCATCAGCGTTTGATAGAATTCTCTCTTGCCAATATAAAACCAGAACATACCAAGCCCCTAATAAAAATTGACGCCCAAATTAGTTTGTACCAGGCCAATTTACAACTCTTGAGGGAAATAGAAAGTCTCTATCCCTGGGGGGTGGAAAACAAACATCCAATTTTCTGTAGCAAAAAAGTAAAAATTAAACAGCAAAGAATTACTAAAGATGGCCAACATCTACAACTTATCGTAGCCGATGAAACTGGAGAAAAAAAAGCAATAGCCTGGCGTTGGCATCCCTACTTTCCCCTCCCGCCAGAGGTAGACATTGCCTATAGAATTAAAGAAGACGAGTGGCAAGGCAATAACTCAATCCAATTAGAATTAGTTGGTGTCAGACTGCCATCATGATAATTACACCGTTGTGACAATCATACCTATGGTCCCAATCCTATTAAATAAAAAATCCTACCGGGAAACAATATTAAGGAGAAAAAACCTTGACCTTTATTCAGTTAATCATCCTAGTAACAATTTTTTTTATTACTGCATTTGTTGGGGTAGTAACTGGTAGCAACTCTCTTATTACTGTACCGGTAATGTTACAGTTTGGTATTGAACCAGCTGTAGCTATTGCTACCAACATGTTTGGTTTAATTTTCCTGAGTATTGGCGGTGTTATCCCTTTCCTCAAGACTGGTTTCATGAGGAGAAAGGATATCCCTTTATTAACGACTTTAACCCTGTTTGGTTCACTATTAGGTGCTATTTTAGTATTAATTGTTCCTCCGAAGCAATTTCCCTTTTTAATTTCTCTATTCCTTATTGCCATTACTGTTTTTTCCATTTTCAACTCTTCTGGCAAAAACCACAAAACATACCCCAAAACAGTTTCTGCAGTATCCAAAAACATTGCCTATTTATTAACCTTCCTTCTGGGGATATACGGAGGTTTTTACAGTGGCGGCTATGTTACCACTCTGACTGCCTGTTATGTTGGTTTTTTGGGCATGACATTTGTGGAGGCGGTGGCGGTAACTAAACTATTAAATGTCTTTTCTTCCCTCATTGCCACTGTTGTTTTTATGGTGAAAGGTTTGATAGACTACCCTCTAGCAATTGTCCTGAGCATCACCATGTTTTGTGGCGCATATCTAGGGGGTAAATTTGCCATTAAAATGAACGAAATTTTCCTCAAAAAACTTTTTATAACCGTAGTCATCGCCTTGGCTATAAAAACCTTTTGGCAATGGTTATCGTCCGGGGGTGGGATGTAAAGGGGGTGGGGATTTTTTGAAAAAAGATTTACGATTTCTTAAGTTTTGGCGGAGGGAAAAATGTTATAAGCAAATAGTGTGAAGTTGTAAAATAACCATGGGGAAAGAAAAAGGCTGGAGGGGTAATAAAAATGCGTTTAGACGTGGACGCCGAGGATAGCGTTTAATACAGATTGGTTGGGGCAGACAACAACCATAACAAGGCAGGGAGTGGAAATTGACAAAAAAATAGAGTTGTTTGCAAGGAATGCTGTCGGGAAAATATAAAATGTCAAACGGTGATGGAGCCCAGTCTTAGGGTCAATTTTTATTTCCATACAAAAATTACCTTACAAGTTTTCCGACATCTCAAAAACAGGCGATATTAAACCCATACCCTTCATATTTTTCTTTCCTCGGAGAAAGAACTAGTTATTTTTTTGGCAGAGGGAGGCCTTGCCACTTGGGAAGAATAGGGAATGCCAAATATCCCATTTTTATTTTAAAAACTCTGGTAAAATGTATTTTTTTGTTTTAAATCCAGCCAATGGCAAAATGATAATACGAGGTATTGGGGAGTAAATGGCAAGGGATGGCTAAAAAAATAGGTAGACGAAACCGGTTTTTCTTTTACGAATAGTTAATTTTGGCTAGGAGAGCATTATCAATACTGGCGTTAACCATAGTTATTTCAGCAATGAAAATTGCCAAGTAGGGCAGAATGCTAACAGGAATATGGGGGAAATTAGTGGAGAATTTATAAGGGACATTTTATCCCAAAAATAGAAAGGATTTACAGGCATTCGTGGAGATTTGGTTAGAAAAATAGACGGGGGATATCCATAGGAAGGCTCAGCCCTCTGGTAATATGAAAGAACTAGTAGGACGGATGGCTTTACAAATAAGGAGATTATGCTAAAAGTAGAATTGCCCCAGATACCCCCCAGTGCATGGCGATGTGAAATTGGGAAACAATGGGAAAATCCTTACCGGGTGCGCTACGCTAGTAACCTGGACGATGGCCCCAACCACGGCATGCCTCTGGGGGGATTTGGTGGTGGTTGTATCGGCAGGGGGGTAAACGGGGAATTTAATCTCTGGCATATAGACGGGGGTGAACATATTTATAAACCCTTGCCTGCCTGTCAGTTTAGTATTTTTGAACAGGCAGAAGCTGAAGCCCCAAAAGCATACGCTTTGAGTACAAATCAGCCGGAAGATGGGAGTTTATCCGCTTGGCAGTGGTATCCTCGGGGAAAAGGGAATTATTACGCCTTGTTTCCCCGTAGTTGGTTCGAATATGAGGGAGTATTCCAATGTCGTTTTATATGTGAACAATTCTCTCCCATTTGGGCGGGAAACTACCAAGAAAGCAGCTATCCCATTGCCATTTTTGAATGGACAGTTCAAAACCCCACGGACAAGGATATTACCGTTAGTATTATGTTTACCTGGCAAAATACTGTGGGGTGGTTTACCAATGCCATCAAATCCCCCCAGGTGAAAATCAGAGATGATGGCAGTCCAGTCTACGAGTATCAGCCAAAATGGGGGGATAGTACAGGGAATCTTAACCAGTGGATACAGGACACCTTTAGGGTGGGATGTCTTTTTGATCGTGTTAGGATGACAGAAGAACAACCTCAGGAGGGGGAAGGACAATGGGCCATAGCCACCACTAGTAACCCCACTGTGGAGGTATTCTATCACACTCGTTGGAATCCTAGGGGTGATGGCCGAGAAATATGGGAGAGTTTTGCCACGGATGGCAGTCTACCTGATCGTCAAGATGAAACCCCAGCCTCCCCAGGTGAACAAATTGCTGGGGCAATAGCAGTCAGATTCCGCCTAAAAGCAGGAAAAACCCGTAAAATTCCCTTTATTCTTACATGGGACTTTCCCGTTACCGAATTTGCCCAGGGCATTACCTATTATCGTCGTTATACAGACTTTTTCGGCAGAAACGGCCGCAATGCCTGGTCAATGGTGCGAGCCGCATTAAAATACTACGAAACCTGGCGAGAGAGAATAGAAGAGTGGCAAAAACCAGTACTAAATAGGCCAGATTTTCCAGACTGGCTGAAAATGGCACTTTTTAACGAATTATACCTGCTAACACAAGGGGGCACAATTTGGACGGCCGCCACAGAAAACGATCCAGTGGGACAATTTGCAGTGTTAGAGTGCATAGATTACCGCTGGTATGAGAGTCTGGATGTACGTTTGTATGGCTCGTTCCCACTAATTCTACTATGGCCCCGTTTGGACAAGTCAGTGTTAGAAGCCTTCAGTAGGGCCATCAAAACAGAAGACTTAACCCCCAGGGTAATAGGGTACAATGGGACAACAGCAGTGCGCAAGGTAAAAGGCGCCACCCCCCACGACTTGGGCGCACCCAACGAACACCCCTGGGAAAAAACCAACTATACCAGCTATCAAGACTGTAACCTCTGGAAGGATTTGCCCTGTGACTTTGTGCTACAAGTGTACCGAGACTTTGTCTTCACCGGCAGTAAAGACTATGACTTCTTGTGGGAATGTTGGCCAAGTATCGTAGAAACCCTAAAATACCTTAAAAAATTCGATGAGGACAATGACGGCATACCAGAAAATGGGGGTGCACCAGATCAGACCTTTGACGACTGGTGTTTACAGGGGATTAGCGCCTATTGTGGAGGCTTATGGATTGCCGCCTTGGAAGCTGCTGTAGCCATTGCTAGAATTCTTATAGCCAACCCCCCTATGAATCCCAATCTCCAACCCCCAGACTATCCCGTGGGGATTCAAAGGGAAATGGACACTTTCCAACAGTGGTTACATCAAGCTAGAAGTATCTACCACGACACCCTCTGGAATGGAGAATACTACCGTCTAGACAGTAAGAGTAACTCAGATGTGGTCATGGCAGACCAACTCTGTGGTCAATTTTATGCCCAATTACTCGGAATACCAGATGTAGTAGGGAGAGAATATGTGAAAAAAGCGCTGGCAAAAATATATGATGCCTGTTTTCTCAAATTCCATGATGGCAAATACGGCATTGTCAACGGGGTAAAGCCAGACGGCAAACCGGAAAGAGAAAATGACACCCACCCGTTGGAAATCTGGACAGGTATCAACTTTGCCATAGCTGCCTTTATGATTCTCAACGGCATGAAAGAAGAGGGATTGAAAGTAGCAGAAACAGTAGTAAGACAGATTTACGAAAACGGGCTCCAATTCCGCACCCCCGAGGCTATTACTGCTTCCCATACTTTTCGCGCCAGTCATTATTTGCGGGCTATGGCTATCTGGGTTATATACCATGTCCTAAAATGAGAAGGATTTGACAATCCTTAAACTGTGGTTTCAGAATAAGAGTGGGAATGAAAGTTTGTGAAAGGCAGTAACAAAAACCACAGGGAAAATGACAGAAAAACCACAATTATCCCCCTCCCAGGGAATTGGAAAAGAAAAACAATACACCGAAGTCACAGAAAAATGGTTTGAATACCCCATAGTGGTCCATCCCCATCATACAGATTATGCCGGGGTAGTGTGGCATGGGGTATATCTCACCTGGATGGAGGAAGCGAGAATAGAATGTTTAAGACAGCTAGGGATTGACTATGCCCAGCTGGTGGCATTAGGATATGAACTACCCGTTATTGAAGTAAATTTGCGTTACCATCGCCCTCTGAGAATGGGGGATAGAGCATTGGTAAAAACTAAAGTCCAGGATTTAGACGGGGTAAAAATTCACTGGGATTATCAAATTACCGACTGGGAGTCTAGTATCTTATACGTCAGTGGCAGGGTAACCCTGGTGGGAATAGACAGAGAAAAAGGTAAAATAATGAGAAAACTACCCACAGTTTTACAAGAGGCGCTGGTAAAATTATAGGTGCTGCTAGGTAAGCGGGGAGGAGATGAGTAAAGGAGTAACTGAAGACAAACACAACAACTCTTTCCTTATCGGTTTTCTCATGGGAGGGGGGATTGCCGCCATTACCACTTTTTTACTAACCTGGTCTAAAGAGGAACAAAATAAAAAGATAATTCAGAAAACAGCAGAAGCCTTGCCTGAAATGGCAGGAGATTTCCTCTCCACCATGCAAGAGAATGCCAGTCGTATTCAACAACAAGCCAAAACCAAATGGCAAAAGACAATGACGCGATTACAAGTCGCCGTTGCCGCGGCAATCCAAGCCAGTAAGAATGCAGAAA contains:
- a CDS encoding HAMP domain-containing protein; the protein is MAEELEYQEKFNQARTAYLEGDLERASRLTDSILRQYPDDPSAFLLKGHICLRQQQYDLAKNNYRKVLELTKDRELRDLAEQGLAEIEEIFDPDSESLYPPQVEVPDFEEDIEEIGEDEQPDDSWTKSIQFDSIDWDIKDLEEEDIEDPTLQQNLPIPIHTDNEPNLTEAATTPPPTEDQQPGEEDTAPQSAPSIIPEDEQDNDLLDFDFSAQDIDYTDLQETSEDFEADKTRDNSEPTFVVSAAHGEEEEETGLSELEKMLTAGEHLFQDDMGDYSSQLEPLSSPKLAAKDDDRETPIKLSESEEGGIPIANEGEELFFGADLDDIPDISPEELPVSSIFTKEHKSQAEEKTGKGTSPEDSFFASEFDNEITGSFTFDTDRIKLETEGEMSFSSPTLGGVSSIPSSTFLTPEVEIPQGFLSKYYDLPLFRKQLLHGAVAAFATFVVVLAMSIITAPRPEENKTQVNQKPPTPQKVQPNKSQKPNLPQQGSQKTNAPRPNSLPSKILFSLIAAVASGSATVAMGYLLAQHLRRYTIELQNNFESIYQGNYDVRAKIYSRDEFGTLAAAFNQMTKMIQATTAEARKRAEEMEKAREDLQRQVIRLLDDVEGASRGDLTVQAEVTADVLGAVADAFNVTISNLRKIVKQVKQAAIQVHKASADSELFARNQSSDALRMAEELAVTLNSVQMMTDSIERVAENAREAEEVARSSSVTALKGGDAVERTVAGILQIRETVSETTRKVKRLAEASQQISTIVAVISQIASRTNLLALNASIQAARAGEAGRGFAIVADEVRQLADRSAKSLQEIEQIVLQIQTETGAVMTAMEESLQQVKDVTERAEQAKRALEDIIQVSNRIDALVRSITADTDEQRENSRGVAKVMQAVELTAQATSQESQRVAVSLQNLVGIARDLIASVERFKVD
- a CDS encoding MlaE family lipid ABC transporter permease subunit, whose translation is MSQLAARLVNGLFLAGQILVHILQGKIHRHNLFEQMAFVGPSSLIISLITAAFVGMVFTIQVAREFIYFGATTAVGGVLAIALSRELAPVLTAVVVAGRVGSAFAAEIGTMRVTEQIDALQMLKTDPVDYLVTPRVVACSLMLPILTIFALLMGMAGGLFIASTIYDISRTLFLESIKNFLQPWDLIAALIKSAVFGALIAVIGCNWGLTTTGGAKGVGQSTTAAVVISLLAIFIANFFLSWLMFQGTGTVILE
- a CDS encoding NAD(P)/FAD-dependent oxidoreductase, with translation MNKRFNVVVVGGGAAGFFAAINCATHHRELSIAILEAAKQPLGKVKISGGGRCNVTHYCFNPRELAGYYPRGGKELIGAFSRFQPRDTIQWFESRGVQLKTEADGRVFPVTDDSQTIIDCLVTTARQLGVKIYTQTPVVDIRRGGGGFEIVTKGETIFAERVLIATGSSPLGYKWASNLGHRIEKPIPSLFTFRISDRRLADLAGITCENVTLTLRVREGRHKKLETSGALLITHWGISGPATLKLSAWGARILHDANYCLPLTINWLPSWDEEGVRRRLYECKQTIPRQKVTNYHGFPLARRLWQSLALHILTKEDKTWAEITRREMELLTKELLRGEYHIEGRGVFKEEFVTCGGVSLKEVDFRTMMSKICPNLFFAGEILDIDGLTGGFNLQNAWTTGWIAGLGLAARRLL
- the recJ gene encoding single-stranded-DNA-specific exonuclease RecJ; the encoded protein is MSSRLPRQRWHFPQPNPQLVREISRNCGISPIMAQVIVNRGVTDLSSAHYYINPEQAQLPHPLQEFPHLSHCIDIVKQAIAKGEKIGICGDYDADGMTSTALLIRTLRHLGGIVDYAIPSRMKDGYGINERLVNEFHQQGFSLIITVDNGISAHPAIERAKELGLKVIITDHHDLPPTLPPADAILNPKLLPETSPYHCLAGVGVAYIFAISLAQSFGPLNGLTKGLLELYTIGTIADLVPLNGVNRRWLKRGLKLLANPDILGIRALSKCAGINESKTLLNTDDIGFILGPRINAIGRLDDPQIVIELLTTEEEEVAMEMAKKCEYTNRRRQEMCNVIEEEAVAIIERKPFLWQENRVIFLVNKKWHHGVIGIVASRLVERYGVPVFLATYEDEKGDYIRGSARGIEEYNVFSALQYCDDLLEKYGGHKAAGGFTFSSKKLELFHQRLIEFSLANIKPEHTKPLIKIDAQISLYQANLQLLREIESLYPWGVENKHPIFCSKKVKIKQQRITKDGQHLQLIVADETGEKKAIAWRWHPYFPLPPEVDIAYRIKEDEWQGNNSIQLELVGVRLPS
- a CDS encoding sulfite exporter TauE/SafE family protein, coding for MTFIQLIILVTIFFITAFVGVVTGSNSLITVPVMLQFGIEPAVAIATNMFGLIFLSIGGVIPFLKTGFMRRKDIPLLTTLTLFGSLLGAILVLIVPPKQFPFLISLFLIAITVFSIFNSSGKNHKTYPKTVSAVSKNIAYLLTFLLGIYGGFYSGGYVTTLTACYVGFLGMTFVEAVAVTKLLNVFSSLIATVVFMVKGLIDYPLAIVLSITMFCGAYLGGKFAIKMNEIFLKKLFITVVIALAIKTFWQWLSSGGGM
- a CDS encoding bile acid beta-glucosidase, which gives rise to MLKVELPQIPPSAWRCEIGKQWENPYRVRYASNLDDGPNHGMPLGGFGGGCIGRGVNGEFNLWHIDGGEHIYKPLPACQFSIFEQAEAEAPKAYALSTNQPEDGSLSAWQWYPRGKGNYYALFPRSWFEYEGVFQCRFICEQFSPIWAGNYQESSYPIAIFEWTVQNPTDKDITVSIMFTWQNTVGWFTNAIKSPQVKIRDDGSPVYEYQPKWGDSTGNLNQWIQDTFRVGCLFDRVRMTEEQPQEGEGQWAIATTSNPTVEVFYHTRWNPRGDGREIWESFATDGSLPDRQDETPASPGEQIAGAIAVRFRLKAGKTRKIPFILTWDFPVTEFAQGITYYRRYTDFFGRNGRNAWSMVRAALKYYETWRERIEEWQKPVLNRPDFPDWLKMALFNELYLLTQGGTIWTAATENDPVGQFAVLECIDYRWYESLDVRLYGSFPLILLWPRLDKSVLEAFSRAIKTEDLTPRVIGYNGTTAVRKVKGATPHDLGAPNEHPWEKTNYTSYQDCNLWKDLPCDFVLQVYRDFVFTGSKDYDFLWECWPSIVETLKYLKKFDEDNDGIPENGGAPDQTFDDWCLQGISAYCGGLWIAALEAAVAIARILIANPPMNPNLQPPDYPVGIQREMDTFQQWLHQARSIYHDTLWNGEYYRLDSKSNSDVVMADQLCGQFYAQLLGIPDVVGREYVKKALAKIYDACFLKFHDGKYGIVNGVKPDGKPERENDTHPLEIWTGINFAIAAFMILNGMKEEGLKVAETVVRQIYENGLQFRTPEAITASHTFRASHYLRAMAIWVIYHVLK
- a CDS encoding acyl-CoA thioesterase; this encodes MTEKPQLSPSQGIGKEKQYTEVTEKWFEYPIVVHPHHTDYAGVVWHGVYLTWMEEARIECLRQLGIDYAQLVALGYELPVIEVNLRYHRPLRMGDRALVKTKVQDLDGVKIHWDYQITDWESSILYVSGRVTLVGIDREKGKIMRKLPTVLQEALVKL
- a CDS encoding YtxH domain-containing protein, giving the protein MSKGVTEDKHNNSFLIGFLMGGGIAAITTFLLTWSKEEQNKKIIQKTAEALPEMAGDFLSTMQENASRIQQQAKTKWQKTMTRLQVAVAAAIQASKNAENPQQPPNSHE